In Stieleria varia, one genomic interval encodes:
- a CDS encoding tetratricopeptide repeat protein produces MHRSTGFLRVLGIYAGTICVGVTSALAMVHAAEDPPLGKANGRPTITSSPQIDPEIHALMQSRKFADAVKAIDRQLGQDATPDRDYLTYLKAVVQDSAGQPDDALESYKALERLFPDSPWTSRARFGRAGIAAASRDYGKAGEIYRAEAQRLLSRGRKDELSQIYLEFADRYFEGVPAKDPSQEKQPDYKQALEYFREAVKLGPSLESRRIIEFRIARCLQELGENGEAIAAYQAFLKEHSEPESTVQPIQLDLVAPVEADVEAEVRFQLGLTQLNSHQPASARRTWQTFLTKQADERANEAVAAFLAKAQYRLSHTYGLPSPNSIGDLELAVTLAEKFLVQYPEHPLAAKAELEIAQGYMRHGRYLNAVERLEKLIANPSYADSEHLPLARQMLGKSYLAQRKFDDAIAAWKAFLEEHPTDSNWPSVQQEIIDTEFAAAADAHARKDFANARELWQTFLNKYPLDARAAQVLYTFGDMNHSEAAREHAQRVEAAKEQGKPAADLSLNKKCRELYEAAIADWRRVTNKYPGTDQASLAMLRIGQTLELQLDRRAEALESYKKVTGEQESNAQRRIALLTKPQLQVLTQRKYRSDEKPQIKLTTRNLKQVTIKVYKIDMADYFRKMHLASGVEKLDIALIDPDEQFVHTVDDYEDYKQVDREVLLPIDGPGVTAVTVSSDKLEATTMVVVSDLDVIVKSSRNELFLFAENMLTGKPAAGVSVLVSDGSSVFAELLTDDDGITRSTDKKLQNIKDLRVFAIHDGHVASTVTNLNGLDFAVGLAPAGHLFSDRPVYRPGELVNIKGIVRWVDGDRFTFKSGTKFKLDVYDSRGRVLKTEDVALNPYGTIHTHLMLPASTPVGDCRVHLHRPETTDGPALSFESRFQIQTYKLEPIELKLETDKNVYFRGDEITANITLQYYYGAPLANESIRYSLGGGDNEVLTGTTDKDGKLEVKLSTDRFSETQPLTLNVNCPERNVGQSRTVFLATRGFSVSVETARPVFINGETFDATVRVVDPAGEPVATKVKMQVFRVVTSNFGLPAPQNTTTGAASGEEFVEEFELETDDKTGRVVKTLTAGEGGRYIVRAIATDQFDNEISGQSIVAVSGEDDDTRLRVLADRHNYRVGDTATIRVHWREAPALALITFDGASVLGHRLVDLRKGINKIEIPIESHLAPNFFLNAAVMQRNRFHQAQSGFVVDKKLSIELTTSERELAPGEKLTVELAVTDSAGKPTTAEISLAMIQANLMDRFGSMQSSIVDAFQGQMRTPRVRQASSCTFSYQTRTREINEALLVESRRLREELAERDALMTMGNVDNDGDGVLDDPFGSIDDLFGSGPEPNASAAAVAGDTIVGDFAVSGNEPWDRADNNVFSVEGNMPLPFPNASVFNDLSMSRMHQSSQQLQQAQSEYAGQAMPQMQMGHRFATPGLLDRTRQEIEAKRREVFAYGMLDVERSSVSDAPMGQQQANVWFNGTSNQQFDASFLSSQMLQRRDLTINGFTTAGKLIVLNGRGVDEVLQLTRKDGLQVIPLAATGETGFWDPADLTDEQGKAQIEITMPTDSTAWRLQAVAVNVDGLTGETTADVVTRKNLFGQMRLAAAFTVGDKSIVQAEVHSSLNGARSVDVTLKTTIGSTSIEQTKTVRIDGPSITPIGFPVEILDGQQAEFELRVVSKTDNADASLSDTTQQTVPIEPYGLPVYQTASGTASQNTLALIDLADISGAQPRSLELLIGGNVNRSLLDSLLGGPDLLPLRCAATSVLRRSASDAMGGVALLEMVRRSIGADSPQATQLGDAISSAVSNLIASQRDDGGWNEITVGNSNPDPLLTARIMWALADARSAGFAVPNDAFDKGKAYLKTAFTKETRLDQQSILLSAMARCGCGDFALANRLHRERNRLSPLGVTHLMLSLTALGRGEMARELIDLVDTAKFDARQSLDQSARRDHTSIELASLYLLALQELKVRPETRTQLATWLLTQRVGSRWPVEDENGPAIAAMAKHHSTDTPRGETIRLSVFVNGNPLETLEIQPNDPSRRLSVPREMILDEGEQKIDFRIEGRGEFTYSAVMTGFAAADKVASSTQDWRIDRRYEPDQLRVDGKLVPRGFSVVSRTKSWTPNPLTQLTQGTRGQVTLSARVNYENGKPIQAYLVLVEPIPAGCTILDESIRGRFDRYEIHPGAITFYLGEHQSPGDIHYTLVGYLPGDYRVPPTVLRSYYDPSQMAVADAKSLTVLPPGEKSSDEYRLTPDEMFHLGKIAFDKAEYQKAHEHLSQLLADWPLRPDSHKDTVVHLFNASQKLQMHADTVKYFEVLKERFPEVELSFESILQVAQSYREISEYERSYLVYRATVQASFERENQVAGFLNKRGEFLRGVQTMEALLRDYPAESYVATANYSLAQEVYRRADTGSDDKRLQDAGVTRADLISGSIQMLDHFLTRWPSDPSSDQASFALTTGLIDMKRYQAAIDRADRYSANYPNSKLLDSFWYMTGYCHFELQHPDQAIAMCRKVADAEFIDPATGSARQSDNKWEAVYIMGQVYHSLGKAAEAIDQYAKVSERFADAAEAIEYFSRKSIELPDVTTLAPADKQTVELKFRNVPETLVKVYRIDLMKFGLTQRNLNRITAINLAGIKPYHQETVALGDGKDYRDRDTKLELPLKDEGAYLVVCRSENLYTSGLVVVSPLVVAVQEDTVSGRVRVSVKNRSTDAFVNKVHVKVIGSGNDEFQSGETDLRGLFIADGIIGTSTVIAVSENQEYAFFRGESVLQPSQNQDDPFGSDEQMQRQEAVPQSAAPMAGKKMLLENVFRTNSANQLESQMQFDGLIENDRTGVKSKEAY; encoded by the coding sequence ATGCACCGGTCCACTGGTTTTTTACGCGTGCTCGGCATCTATGCCGGCACCATTTGCGTCGGCGTCACCTCTGCCTTGGCAATGGTTCATGCCGCAGAGGATCCACCGCTAGGAAAAGCTAACGGGCGTCCGACCATCACCAGTTCACCGCAGATCGATCCTGAAATCCACGCGTTGATGCAATCACGCAAGTTTGCCGACGCGGTCAAAGCGATCGATCGACAACTTGGACAAGATGCCACGCCGGATCGGGATTACTTGACGTATCTCAAAGCCGTCGTTCAGGATTCTGCAGGGCAACCCGATGACGCTCTGGAATCCTACAAGGCTCTCGAGCGACTGTTTCCCGACAGCCCCTGGACCAGCCGCGCGAGATTCGGTCGCGCAGGCATCGCCGCCGCCAGTCGTGACTACGGCAAAGCGGGCGAGATTTATCGCGCCGAAGCTCAGCGGTTGCTTTCTCGTGGACGCAAAGATGAGTTGTCCCAAATCTATTTGGAGTTCGCCGACCGATATTTCGAAGGCGTGCCGGCCAAAGATCCATCACAGGAAAAACAACCCGACTACAAACAAGCACTGGAGTATTTTCGCGAGGCTGTCAAACTTGGTCCGTCGCTGGAGTCCCGGCGGATCATCGAGTTTCGCATCGCACGCTGCTTGCAAGAACTCGGGGAGAACGGCGAAGCGATCGCAGCATACCAAGCGTTCCTGAAAGAACATTCCGAACCGGAGTCCACGGTCCAACCCATCCAGTTGGACCTGGTCGCCCCGGTCGAGGCGGACGTCGAAGCCGAAGTGCGATTTCAACTCGGCTTGACCCAATTGAACTCGCATCAACCCGCCAGCGCACGCCGGACTTGGCAAACCTTTCTGACCAAACAAGCTGACGAGCGGGCGAACGAAGCGGTCGCGGCGTTCTTGGCCAAAGCACAGTATCGCCTATCGCACACGTACGGATTGCCCTCACCAAACTCGATCGGTGATCTGGAACTTGCGGTCACTCTCGCCGAAAAATTTCTCGTTCAATATCCCGAGCATCCGTTGGCCGCCAAAGCCGAGTTGGAGATCGCCCAAGGCTACATGCGTCACGGTCGCTATCTCAACGCAGTCGAGCGATTGGAAAAGCTGATCGCCAATCCCTCCTACGCTGATTCGGAACACTTGCCTCTCGCCCGTCAAATGCTCGGCAAGTCCTACTTGGCACAACGCAAGTTTGATGACGCCATCGCGGCTTGGAAGGCGTTTCTGGAGGAGCATCCCACCGACTCGAATTGGCCGAGCGTTCAGCAGGAAATCATCGACACGGAGTTCGCCGCTGCGGCCGACGCCCACGCACGCAAGGACTTTGCCAATGCACGTGAACTCTGGCAAACGTTCTTGAACAAGTACCCGCTGGACGCGCGAGCCGCGCAAGTCCTGTACACGTTCGGTGACATGAATCATTCCGAGGCGGCCAGAGAACACGCACAACGCGTCGAGGCGGCCAAAGAACAAGGCAAGCCGGCGGCGGATCTGTCACTCAACAAAAAGTGTCGGGAGTTGTACGAAGCCGCCATCGCCGATTGGCGTCGCGTGACGAACAAGTACCCGGGTACGGATCAAGCTTCCCTGGCAATGCTGAGAATCGGCCAGACCTTGGAACTCCAGCTCGATCGACGCGCCGAAGCCTTGGAGTCGTACAAAAAAGTCACCGGCGAACAGGAGAGCAACGCACAACGACGTATCGCTCTGCTGACCAAACCACAGCTTCAAGTTCTGACGCAGCGCAAGTACCGCAGTGATGAAAAGCCGCAGATCAAACTCACCACGCGAAATTTAAAACAGGTGACGATCAAGGTCTACAAGATCGACATGGCGGACTACTTTCGCAAAATGCACCTCGCCAGTGGCGTCGAAAAGCTCGACATCGCCTTGATCGATCCCGACGAACAATTCGTTCACACCGTCGACGACTACGAAGATTACAAGCAGGTGGATCGCGAAGTTCTGTTGCCCATCGATGGCCCCGGCGTCACCGCCGTGACCGTCAGCAGTGATAAACTGGAGGCCACGACGATGGTCGTGGTCAGCGACCTCGACGTGATCGTCAAGTCATCACGCAACGAGCTGTTCTTGTTTGCCGAAAACATGCTGACCGGCAAGCCGGCCGCCGGCGTGAGCGTGCTGGTCAGCGATGGCAGCAGCGTGTTTGCTGAGTTGCTGACCGACGATGACGGCATCACACGGAGCACGGACAAGAAACTACAGAACATCAAGGACCTGCGTGTCTTTGCCATCCATGACGGGCATGTTGCGTCAACGGTCACGAATCTCAACGGGTTGGATTTCGCCGTCGGTCTCGCGCCTGCTGGACACCTTTTCTCCGATCGTCCCGTGTATCGACCCGGTGAACTGGTCAACATCAAAGGCATCGTGCGTTGGGTCGATGGCGACCGTTTCACGTTCAAAAGCGGCACGAAATTCAAGCTCGACGTGTACGACTCACGCGGCCGAGTGCTCAAGACGGAAGATGTCGCGCTGAATCCCTACGGCACGATTCATACACACTTGATGCTGCCGGCATCCACGCCGGTCGGCGACTGCCGAGTGCATCTGCATCGCCCCGAGACGACCGACGGTCCCGCATTGTCGTTTGAATCACGATTCCAAATCCAGACGTACAAGTTGGAGCCGATCGAGTTGAAGCTTGAGACGGACAAGAATGTTTATTTCCGTGGCGATGAGATCACTGCCAACATCACGCTGCAGTATTACTACGGCGCTCCCCTGGCCAACGAATCGATTCGATATTCGCTGGGTGGTGGTGATAATGAAGTACTGACAGGAACGACGGACAAAGATGGCAAGTTGGAAGTCAAACTCTCGACGGATCGTTTCAGCGAAACACAACCCCTGACATTGAACGTCAACTGCCCCGAGCGAAACGTGGGACAAAGTCGTACCGTTTTCTTGGCGACGCGTGGCTTCAGCGTTTCCGTGGAAACCGCCCGCCCGGTGTTCATCAACGGCGAAACATTCGACGCCACCGTCCGTGTGGTCGACCCCGCCGGGGAACCGGTGGCAACCAAGGTAAAAATGCAGGTTTTTCGAGTCGTTACGTCAAATTTCGGATTGCCTGCTCCACAAAACACAACGACCGGTGCGGCCAGCGGCGAAGAGTTCGTGGAAGAATTTGAGCTGGAAACGGACGACAAAACCGGACGCGTGGTCAAGACGCTGACGGCGGGCGAAGGCGGACGCTACATCGTCCGCGCGATCGCGACGGACCAATTCGATAACGAAATCAGCGGCCAATCGATTGTCGCGGTCTCAGGGGAAGATGACGACACGCGACTGAGAGTCTTGGCCGATCGTCACAACTACCGCGTCGGCGACACCGCAACGATCCGTGTGCACTGGCGTGAAGCCCCCGCGTTGGCGCTGATCACGTTCGACGGTGCCTCCGTGCTCGGGCATCGCTTGGTGGACTTGCGCAAAGGCATCAACAAGATCGAGATTCCGATCGAGTCCCACTTGGCACCCAATTTCTTTCTCAACGCGGCCGTCATGCAGCGCAATCGGTTTCACCAGGCGCAGAGCGGTTTTGTGGTGGACAAGAAACTGTCGATCGAACTGACGACGAGCGAGCGTGAGCTGGCTCCCGGCGAAAAGCTGACCGTCGAGCTGGCCGTGACCGACTCCGCCGGCAAACCGACGACGGCGGAAATCTCTCTGGCGATGATCCAAGCCAACTTGATGGATCGATTCGGCTCCATGCAGTCATCCATCGTCGACGCATTCCAAGGTCAAATGCGAACACCGCGAGTCCGCCAAGCATCCAGTTGCACGTTCTCGTATCAGACCAGAACGAGGGAAATCAATGAAGCCCTGCTGGTGGAATCACGTCGGCTTCGTGAGGAGTTGGCGGAGCGGGATGCGTTGATGACCATGGGGAATGTTGACAATGATGGAGACGGGGTATTGGACGATCCCTTCGGATCGATTGATGATCTGTTTGGCTCTGGTCCTGAGCCCAATGCATCCGCAGCTGCGGTCGCAGGTGACACGATCGTTGGCGATTTTGCGGTTTCTGGTAACGAGCCGTGGGATCGAGCAGACAACAATGTTTTCTCAGTCGAGGGTAACATGCCGTTGCCATTTCCAAATGCCTCTGTTTTTAACGACCTCAGCATGTCTCGCATGCATCAATCGTCGCAACAGCTCCAGCAAGCGCAATCCGAATATGCCGGTCAGGCAATGCCTCAAATGCAGATGGGGCATCGGTTCGCAACACCTGGCTTGCTAGATCGCACCCGCCAAGAGATTGAAGCCAAGCGACGTGAAGTTTTTGCTTATGGCATGTTGGATGTCGAGCGATCGAGCGTTTCCGATGCGCCAATGGGACAACAGCAAGCTAATGTGTGGTTCAACGGCACATCCAATCAGCAGTTCGACGCATCCTTCCTTTCCAGTCAGATGCTCCAACGCCGCGACTTGACCATCAACGGCTTTACCACGGCAGGTAAATTGATCGTGCTCAACGGTCGCGGCGTGGATGAAGTGCTGCAATTGACACGAAAAGACGGCCTGCAAGTGATTCCACTGGCGGCAACCGGCGAGACCGGTTTCTGGGATCCGGCCGACTTGACCGACGAGCAAGGCAAGGCACAAATCGAAATCACCATGCCGACCGACTCCACGGCGTGGCGATTGCAAGCCGTCGCGGTCAACGTGGATGGATTGACCGGCGAGACAACCGCCGATGTGGTCACGCGAAAGAATCTTTTCGGGCAAATGCGATTGGCCGCCGCATTCACGGTCGGCGACAAATCGATCGTGCAAGCCGAGGTGCACAGTTCACTCAACGGAGCACGCAGCGTCGATGTCACTCTCAAGACCACGATCGGCTCCACGTCCATCGAGCAAACCAAGACCGTTCGGATCGACGGTCCTTCGATCACACCGATCGGTTTCCCCGTGGAGATCCTTGACGGTCAACAGGCCGAGTTCGAATTGCGGGTCGTCTCGAAAACCGACAACGCAGACGCCAGCCTCTCCGACACCACTCAGCAAACCGTTCCGATCGAACCCTACGGCTTGCCCGTTTACCAGACGGCCAGCGGCACCGCTTCGCAAAACACGCTGGCATTGATCGACTTGGCGGATATCTCGGGTGCCCAACCGCGTTCCTTGGAATTGCTGATCGGCGGCAACGTCAACCGCTCCCTGCTGGATAGCTTGTTGGGCGGCCCCGATCTGCTGCCACTTCGTTGCGCCGCCACCAGCGTATTGAGACGCAGCGCATCGGACGCGATGGGCGGCGTGGCTCTGTTGGAAATGGTCCGCCGTTCAATAGGTGCCGACTCACCCCAAGCCACTCAGCTCGGCGATGCGATTTCGTCTGCCGTCAGCAACCTGATCGCTTCGCAGCGCGACGACGGTGGATGGAACGAGATCACCGTTGGCAACAGCAATCCCGATCCGCTGCTGACCGCCCGCATCATGTGGGCGCTCGCCGATGCACGTTCGGCCGGCTTTGCCGTCCCCAACGACGCCTTTGACAAAGGCAAGGCCTATCTGAAGACGGCCTTTACCAAAGAGACTCGTCTGGACCAACAATCGATCTTGCTCTCCGCCATGGCGAGATGTGGTTGCGGCGATTTTGCCTTGGCCAATCGATTGCACCGTGAGAGAAACCGACTATCCCCGCTGGGCGTGACGCACTTAATGCTGTCCCTGACAGCACTGGGACGCGGAGAGATGGCGCGTGAGTTGATCGATCTGGTCGATACGGCAAAGTTCGACGCACGGCAAAGTCTGGATCAGTCCGCTCGACGCGATCACACTTCCATCGAGTTGGCTTCGCTGTACCTCCTCGCTCTACAAGAACTGAAGGTACGCCCCGAAACACGTACCCAGTTGGCGACTTGGTTACTGACCCAACGAGTCGGTTCACGTTGGCCGGTGGAAGACGAAAACGGGCCGGCAATTGCCGCGATGGCGAAACATCATTCGACCGACACGCCGCGTGGTGAAACGATCCGACTGAGCGTCTTTGTCAATGGAAACCCACTAGAAACCCTTGAGATCCAGCCCAACGATCCCAGTCGACGCCTGAGCGTGCCGCGCGAAATGATCCTCGACGAGGGTGAACAGAAAATCGATTTCCGAATCGAAGGCCGTGGCGAGTTCACGTACAGCGCCGTCATGACGGGTTTCGCAGCGGCGGACAAGGTTGCCAGCAGCACACAAGATTGGCGGATCGATCGACGCTACGAACCGGATCAACTTCGCGTCGACGGTAAACTGGTTCCGCGAGGTTTCAGTGTGGTGTCCCGAACCAAATCATGGACGCCTAACCCGCTGACTCAATTGACTCAGGGAACTCGCGGACAAGTCACGCTGTCAGCACGCGTGAACTACGAAAACGGAAAACCGATTCAAGCGTACCTTGTCCTGGTCGAACCCATTCCGGCCGGTTGCACGATCCTCGATGAATCGATCCGTGGCCGATTCGATCGCTATGAGATCCATCCCGGTGCGATCACGTTCTACCTCGGTGAGCACCAATCGCCAGGAGACATCCACTACACCTTGGTCGGCTACCTGCCCGGCGACTACCGCGTACCGCCCACGGTGCTGCGAAGCTACTACGATCCCTCGCAAATGGCGGTTGCCGATGCAAAGTCTTTGACTGTGCTGCCGCCCGGAGAAAAATCAAGCGATGAGTATCGGTTGACTCCCGATGAGATGTTTCACTTGGGAAAAATCGCTTTCGACAAAGCCGAGTACCAGAAGGCACACGAACACCTCAGTCAACTGCTCGCCGACTGGCCGCTGCGTCCCGACTCACACAAAGACACAGTGGTCCATTTGTTCAACGCATCGCAGAAACTGCAAATGCACGCGGACACCGTCAAGTACTTTGAGGTCCTGAAAGAGCGTTTCCCCGAAGTCGAATTGTCGTTCGAGTCCATTTTGCAAGTCGCCCAGTCGTACCGCGAGATCAGTGAATACGAACGCAGTTACTTGGTTTACCGCGCGACCGTGCAAGCCAGCTTTGAACGAGAAAACCAAGTTGCCGGATTCCTCAATAAACGTGGCGAGTTCCTTCGCGGCGTCCAAACCATGGAAGCCCTGCTGCGGGATTACCCTGCTGAGTCCTACGTCGCGACCGCCAACTATTCCTTGGCTCAAGAAGTTTATCGTCGTGCCGATACCGGTTCCGATGACAAACGATTGCAAGACGCCGGCGTCACTCGCGCCGATTTGATCAGCGGTTCGATCCAAATGCTGGATCACTTCCTGACGCGTTGGCCCAGCGATCCGTCCAGCGACCAAGCCAGCTTTGCATTGACGACCGGTCTGATCGACATGAAACGCTACCAAGCGGCCATCGACCGCGCCGATCGATACTCGGCAAACTATCCGAATAGCAAACTACTGGATTCGTTCTGGTACATGACAGGCTACTGTCACTTTGAACTGCAGCATCCCGATCAAGCGATCGCGATGTGCCGCAAAGTGGCCGACGCAGAATTTATCGACCCAGCCACCGGTAGTGCTCGCCAATCGGACAACAAGTGGGAAGCCGTGTACATCATGGGACAGGTCTATCACAGCCTGGGCAAAGCTGCCGAAGCGATCGATCAATACGCCAAAGTCAGTGAGCGTTTCGCCGATGCGGCCGAAGCCATCGAGTACTTCAGTCGCAAGTCCATCGAGTTGCCCGACGTGACCACGTTGGCACCGGCGGACAAGCAAACCGTCGAGCTGAAATTTCGCAATGTGCCCGAGACGCTGGTCAAGGTCTATCGCATCGACTTGATGAAGTTCGGCTTGACACAGCGAAACCTCAATCGCATCACCGCGATCAACCTCGCCGGAATCAAGCCTTACCACCAAGAGACCGTTGCCTTGGGTGATGGCAAAGACTATCGAGACCGAGATACAAAACTTGAGCTGCCCCTCAAAGACGAAGGAGCCTACCTCGTCGTGTGCCGCAGCGAAAACCTTTACACTTCCGGCTTGGTCGTCGTCAGTCCGCTCGTCGTGGCCGTCCAAGAAGACACCGTGTCGGGCCGCGTTCGCGTGAGCGTCAAGAACAGATCCACTGATGCCTTTGTCAATAAAGTCCACGTCAAAGTCATCGGCTCAGGCAATGATGAGTTCCAGTCCGGCGAAACCGATCTTCGCGGACTGTTCATCGCTGACGGCATCATCGGCACCAGCACAGTGATTGCAGTGAGCGAGAACCAAGAGTATGCGTTCTTTCGTGGTGAGTCGGTGTTGCAGCCCTCGCAAAATCAAGACGACCCGTTCGGCAGCGACGAGCAAATGCAGCGGCAAGAGGCCGTCCCTCAGTCGGCCGCGCCGATGGCGGGCAAAAAAATGCTGCTAGAGAACGTCTTCCGAACCAACAGCGCCAATCAGTTGGAGAGTCAAATGCAGTTCGATGGCTTGATCGAAAACGACCGCACGGGCGTGAAGAGCAAAGAAGCGTACTAA
- a CDS encoding GreA/GreB family elongation factor encodes MLDAVPMTRAGYDKIKADIARMENEELPAITEKLALAREEGDLKENAEYHAQRENQGELMARINLLKDKIARAQIVDMSELPRDEVVFGCTVTVEDQADGMEEEFTFVGAGEEDYKHGKILVTSPIGKGLLGKKVNEIAEIEVPSGLMTLKVVKIEFRDE; translated from the coding sequence ATGCTCGATGCCGTTCCCATGACCCGTGCCGGCTACGACAAGATCAAAGCCGATATTGCTCGGATGGAAAACGAAGAGTTGCCCGCTATCACGGAGAAATTGGCGCTCGCTCGCGAAGAAGGCGACTTGAAAGAGAACGCCGAGTATCACGCACAGCGAGAAAACCAGGGCGAGCTGATGGCCAGAATCAATCTGCTCAAGGACAAAATCGCACGGGCTCAAATCGTCGACATGTCGGAGTTGCCCCGTGACGAAGTCGTTTTTGGCTGCACGGTGACAGTGGAAGACCAGGCCGACGGCATGGAGGAAGAGTTCACGTTCGTCGGTGCGGGCGAAGAAGACTACAAGCACGGCAAGATTTTGGTCACCAGCCCGATCGGTAAGGGCCTTTTGGGCAAGAAGGTCAATGAGATTGCCGAGATCGAAGTCCCATCGGGCTTGATGACTCTGAAGGTCGTCAAAATCGAATTCCGCGACGAATAA
- the crtI gene encoding phytoene desaturase family protein, with translation MATEKVVVVGAGPGGLAAAMQLAHAGCEVTLLESRDRPGGRTSSIEIDGYKFDCGPTFFLYPRVLTEIFHSVGYDLMTEVPMKRLEPQYRLTFGGGGQLDCTSDMDEMDRQIADFAPSDVGALRRYMKDNRRKLAKFRPILESPFSSLSDYLRPSMLAAAPHLHPTRSLGKELQRYFSDPRLVIAFAFQSKYLGMSPFNCPSLFSILSFLEYEYGVWHPIGGCNQVSVRMAEIAQELGVTIRYNEPVRSVEMSGRKVTQMTTDHATYDADAFVVNADFANWISRMVPNAKRRRWSDESLSKKRFSCSTFMLYLGIEGKYDQLPHHSIHISSDYERNLREIEQEHILSEDPSFYVQNASVTDSSLAPEGNSALYVLVPVTHKTDNVDWKRESDRFRDLTLDKLSSIGLDDIRSRIRVEHRITPEDWESQYGIYKGATFNLAHNLGQMLHNRPRNRFEELDGLYLVGGGTHPGSGLPVIYESSRITTRLLLSDLRKAS, from the coding sequence ATGGCGACGGAAAAGGTGGTGGTGGTGGGAGCGGGCCCGGGAGGCCTGGCTGCCGCAATGCAACTCGCTCACGCGGGATGCGAGGTGACGCTGCTGGAAAGCCGCGATCGACCAGGAGGACGAACCAGCTCAATCGAGATCGACGGCTACAAGTTTGATTGTGGCCCCACGTTCTTTCTCTACCCACGCGTCCTGACGGAAATCTTTCACTCGGTCGGATACGACCTGATGACCGAAGTCCCGATGAAGCGGTTGGAGCCCCAATATCGGCTGACGTTCGGCGGCGGAGGTCAACTCGACTGCACGTCCGACATGGACGAAATGGATCGTCAGATCGCTGATTTTGCTCCCAGCGACGTCGGTGCTCTGCGACGCTACATGAAAGACAACCGACGCAAACTGGCCAAGTTTCGCCCCATTCTAGAGTCGCCGTTTTCGTCCCTGTCCGACTACCTCCGCCCCTCTATGCTGGCGGCGGCACCACACCTCCATCCAACGCGGTCCCTCGGCAAGGAGCTCCAAAGGTACTTTTCCGATCCCAGACTCGTGATCGCATTCGCGTTTCAATCAAAATACCTGGGCATGTCGCCATTCAACTGTCCCAGCCTGTTCAGCATCCTGTCATTCCTCGAATACGAGTACGGCGTGTGGCATCCCATCGGAGGATGCAACCAAGTCAGTGTGCGGATGGCGGAGATCGCCCAAGAACTCGGAGTAACCATTCGATACAACGAACCCGTTCGCTCTGTGGAGATGTCCGGTCGCAAAGTGACGCAGATGACGACTGATCACGCAACCTACGACGCAGACGCATTCGTCGTGAACGCCGATTTTGCAAACTGGATTTCTCGCATGGTCCCTAATGCAAAACGACGCCGCTGGAGCGATGAGTCGTTGTCCAAAAAGCGTTTTTCATGCAGCACATTCATGCTGTACTTGGGTATCGAGGGGAAATACGACCAACTGCCTCATCACAGTATTCATATCAGCTCTGACTATGAACGTAACCTTCGCGAGATCGAGCAAGAACACATTCTGAGCGAGGACCCTTCGTTTTACGTGCAGAATGCCAGTGTGACCGATTCGTCGCTGGCTCCCGAGGGCAACAGCGCTCTCTATGTCCTGGTCCCGGTCACCCACAAGACCGATAACGTGGATTGGAAACGAGAGTCAGACAGGTTTCGTGATCTGACCTTGGATAAACTATCCAGCATCGGCTTGGATGACATCCGCTCTCGCATCCGCGTGGAACATCGCATCACGCCCGAGGATTGGGAGTCGCAGTATGGGATCTACAAAGGCGCTACCTTCAACCTGGCGCACAACCTGGGGCAAATGTTGCACAATCGACCGCGCAATCGATTTGAAGAACTCGACGGCCTGTACCTGGTCGGCGGCGGAACACACCCCGGCAGCGGCTTGCCCGTCATCTACGAATCAAGCCGGATCACGACGCGACTGCTGCTGAGCGACCTTCGCAAAGCGTCTTGA